Proteins encoded together in one Aurantiacibacter aquimixticola window:
- the ftsA gene encoding cell division protein FtsA — MASQQRIARVIGAVNIGSFRISAMIAALTENGEMQVLGSGHRASQGIARGYVVDMAAATHAVRDALDRAERLAGTSVDSVWIGCSGAGLTSEIRPVEIEVGGRRIEEEDIEAVLLAARETIAPDGRSVLHAQPACYFLDGAHGVANPKGLHAERLGVDIHVMLADGAPMRNVMESVQNAHFEVEGVVASPLATGFACLTAEERDLGVAMVEMGGEVTNVSVYAGGMLVGLTAIPKGSGDITDAIASAFSIRRFQAERLKCVNGSAIASPTDHREMIPVTAPGEQARGPVARGADDRNQVPRAELIGVITGELDALMRDVGKALDGMGFTGGQPGSRARQVVITGGGAELAGLADYAQSTLGVPVRIGRPVALKGLPEAHSAPGFATLAGLVLYAAEDPVDIRSVGSRFMQTGSYGPIASVMRVWSAMKEYF; from the coding sequence ATGGCCAGCCAGCAGCGCATCGCGCGCGTCATCGGCGCGGTCAATATCGGCTCCTTCCGCATTTCCGCGATGATCGCCGCGCTTACCGAGAATGGTGAGATGCAAGTGCTGGGCAGCGGTCACCGCGCCAGCCAGGGCATTGCGCGCGGCTATGTCGTCGACATGGCGGCGGCGACCCATGCGGTTCGCGATGCGCTGGACCGGGCCGAACGGCTGGCGGGCACGAGCGTCGACAGTGTGTGGATCGGCTGTTCGGGCGCGGGGCTCACGAGTGAAATTCGCCCGGTGGAGATCGAGGTCGGCGGCAGGCGGATCGAGGAAGAGGATATCGAGGCCGTGCTGCTTGCCGCGCGCGAGACGATCGCGCCCGATGGCCGCAGCGTCCTGCATGCGCAACCGGCCTGCTATTTCCTCGACGGGGCACATGGCGTGGCCAATCCCAAAGGGCTGCATGCGGAGCGGCTGGGCGTCGATATTCACGTCATGCTCGCCGATGGCGCGCCGATGCGCAATGTTATGGAGTCGGTGCAGAACGCGCATTTCGAAGTCGAAGGCGTGGTCGCCAGCCCGCTCGCCACCGGCTTCGCCTGCCTGACCGCCGAAGAGCGCGACCTTGGCGTGGCGATGGTGGAAATGGGCGGCGAAGTGACGAATGTCTCAGTCTATGCCGGGGGCATGCTTGTCGGGCTGACCGCCATTCCAAAGGGATCGGGCGATATAACCGATGCCATTGCCAGCGCCTTTTCCATTCGCCGTTTCCAGGCCGAAAGGCTGAAATGCGTCAATGGATCTGCCATCGCCAGCCCGACCGATCACCGCGAGATGATCCCCGTCACCGCACCCGGCGAGCAGGCCCGCGGGCCCGTCGCGCGGGGGGCGGACGATCGCAATCAGGTGCCGCGCGCCGAACTGATCGGCGTCATCACCGGAGAGCTCGATGCGCTGATGCGCGACGTCGGCAAGGCTCTGGATGGCATGGGCTTCACCGGCGGCCAGCCGGGATCGCGCGCGCGCCAGGTCGTCATCACCGGTGGCGGTGCGGAACTGGCGGGCCTCGCGGATTATGCGCAGAGCACGTTGGGCGTGCCGGTCCGCATCGGCCGCCCGGTGGCGCTTAAGGGCCTGCCGGAAGCGCATAGCGCGCCCGGTTTTGCCACGCTGGCCGGGCTCGTTCTCTACGCCGCGGAAGACCCGGTGGACATCCGCTCGGTCGGCTCGCGCTTCATGCAAACCGGATCCTACGGCCCGATCGCCTCGGTCATGCGTGTCTGGTCGGCGATGAAGGAGTATTTCTAG
- a CDS encoding cell division protein FtsQ/DivIB, with translation MARKVTRKAKGVRRQARAQGNSQRMRNARKQGRSVIGRALGMLPFTEEQLQKAFTVLIFAGAIAGLLFLAQVSGAIAVASDRVAHVASNAGFRVANVKVSGTERMNEMAVYERALGRQDLAMTRVDLDGLREELLALSWVRDARVSRQLPATLVVDIIEREPHAVLARADRLMLIDPTGVELEPIARADAGDYMLIEGPGAQDRVEELTALLDAAPALQSQIKGAEWVGNRRWNLTFATDQRLALPEGEAKAAAALISFAQADGRNRLIGGQAVSFDLRNAPRMYMSVPGRAEAQEVETGEDS, from the coding sequence ATGGCGCGTAAGGTCACCCGCAAGGCGAAGGGCGTGCGGCGCCAGGCGCGCGCGCAGGGCAACAGCCAGCGCATGCGGAACGCGCGAAAGCAAGGCAGGTCCGTCATCGGCCGGGCGCTCGGCATGCTGCCCTTCACCGAGGAACAGCTGCAGAAGGCCTTCACCGTCCTGATCTTTGCCGGCGCGATCGCCGGTCTGCTGTTTCTCGCGCAAGTCAGCGGCGCGATCGCGGTGGCCTCCGATCGCGTGGCCCATGTCGCTTCCAATGCCGGCTTTCGCGTCGCCAATGTCAAGGTCAGCGGCACCGAGCGAATGAACGAAATGGCGGTCTACGAACGCGCCCTGGGGCGGCAGGATCTCGCCATGACCCGTGTCGATCTCGATGGCTTGAGAGAGGAATTGCTGGCGCTGTCATGGGTGCGCGATGCGCGCGTATCGCGCCAGCTTCCCGCCACGCTGGTGGTCGATATCATCGAGCGGGAACCGCACGCCGTGCTCGCGCGTGCGGACAGGCTGATGCTGATCGATCCCACGGGCGTGGAGCTGGAGCCGATCGCCCGCGCCGATGCCGGCGATTACATGCTGATCGAAGGCCCCGGCGCGCAGGACCGCGTCGAGGAATTGACCGCGCTGCTTGATGCTGCGCCTGCCCTGCAGAGCCAGATCAAGGGCGCCGAATGGGTCGGCAATCGCCGCTGGAACCTGACCTTCGCTACCGATCAGCGTCTCGCCCTGCCGGAAGGCGAGGCCAAGGCCGCAGCGGCGCTGATCAGCTTTGCGCAGGCAGACGGGCGCAACCGTTTGATCGGCGGGCAAGCGGTGAGCTTCGACCTGCGCAATGCGCCGCGCATGTATATGAGCGTGCCGGGCCGGGCAGAGGCGCAGGAAGTCGAAACGGGGGAAGACAGCTGA
- a CDS encoding D-alanine--D-alanine ligase has protein sequence MARLGPRHILVLMGGWANEREVSLMSGKGVADALESAGHRVTRLDMDRDVAAKIREAAPDVVFNALHGVPGEDGTVQGMLDLMQVPYTHSGLATSVVAIDKELTKQALVPHGIPMPGGRIVTSAELHDADPIARPYVLKPVNEGSSVGVAIVTDDSDCGNPIARDAKGPWQQFETLLAEPYIRGRELTTAVIDTGEGTKALGVTELIIESGFYDFEHKYTDGRTTHVFPADIPDHIAGLCLRYAEQAHRVLGCHGTSRTDFRWDDERGEVGLFVLETNTQPGMTPLSLVPEQAKHCGIDYPSLCEMIVEDALRRAGKMGDGA, from the coding sequence ATGGCGCGTCTTGGACCCCGTCATATTCTCGTCCTGATGGGCGGCTGGGCTAATGAGCGCGAAGTCTCGCTCATGTCGGGAAAGGGCGTCGCCGATGCGCTCGAGAGCGCGGGCCACCGCGTCACCCGGCTGGATATGGATCGTGATGTCGCCGCGAAAATCCGCGAAGCCGCGCCTGATGTGGTGTTCAACGCGCTCCATGGCGTCCCCGGAGAGGACGGCACGGTGCAGGGAATGCTCGATCTGATGCAGGTGCCCTACACCCATTCGGGCCTCGCGACCTCGGTCGTCGCCATCGACAAGGAGTTGACCAAGCAGGCGCTGGTGCCGCACGGAATTCCGATGCCGGGCGGGCGCATCGTCACATCGGCGGAGCTGCACGATGCGGATCCTATCGCGCGGCCCTATGTGCTCAAGCCCGTCAATGAGGGGTCTTCGGTCGGCGTCGCCATCGTCACCGATGACAGCGATTGCGGCAATCCGATCGCGCGCGATGCGAAGGGGCCGTGGCAGCAATTCGAAACCTTGCTAGCGGAGCCGTATATCCGCGGGCGCGAGTTGACCACGGCGGTGATCGATACCGGCGAAGGCACGAAGGCGCTGGGCGTGACCGAGCTGATCATCGAAAGCGGCTTCTACGATTTCGAGCACAAATATACTGATGGGCGAACGACCCATGTCTTCCCCGCCGATATTCCGGACCACATTGCCGGACTGTGCCTTCGCTATGCCGAGCAGGCGCACCGCGTGCTGGGTTGCCACGGCACCAGCCGCACGGATTTCCGCTGGGACGACGAGCGCGGCGAGGTCGGGCTGTTCGTGCTGGAAACCAACACCCAGCCGGGAATGACGCCGCTCAGTCTGGTGCCGGAGCAGGCCAAGCATTGCGGCATCGATTATCCGAGCCTGTGCGAAATGATCGTCGAGGATGCGCTTCGCCGCGCCGGGAAGATGGGCGATGGCGCGTAA
- the ftsZ gene encoding cell division protein FtsZ: MSINIGPPSVEELRPRITVIGVGGAGGNAIANMIESEIEGVDFIVANTDAQALNSSAAEHRIQLGPDITQGLGAGSRPEVGRAAAEETVEDIERALEGVNMVFIAAGMGGGTGTGAAPVIAKTARDKGILTVGVVTKPFLFEGTRRMRSAESGIDELQKNVDTLIVIPNQNLFLVAKAETTFKEAFLLADEVLQQGVRSITDLMVMPGLINLDFADVRSVMGEMGKAMMGTGEGEGDARALEAAERAIANPLLDGVSMAGAKGVIISIIGGEDMKLLEVDEAANHIRELVDPEANIIWGSAFNPELDGKIRVSVVATGIEQTGEQPADVSRPLDLSAARGPSRPAIPIPVEDDLSADDEDDALELSAMDEADDVSSPASEASPASEAELDMSETETTSRDKPSDTLTSPTENDSFGGSVGDGFASDPIESEEVPGDGGNTLDLMGADAVDDTAASSEGENGSNAADHGDGDELLLDASRLADVDEPVQPAGGRRARMLGGADGSDDAESAGDSGNAGAGAGGATAASPAPAAPTPPPSGGGSTLFERMANLSRQGKADDEDDDDDEDGGSMRIPRFLGRQNNQ; the protein is encoded by the coding sequence ATGAGCATCAATATCGGCCCGCCTTCCGTCGAGGAACTTCGTCCGCGCATTACCGTGATCGGTGTCGGCGGTGCGGGCGGAAACGCCATCGCCAACATGATCGAGTCCGAAATCGAGGGCGTCGACTTCATCGTCGCCAATACCGATGCGCAGGCACTCAATTCCTCTGCCGCCGAGCACCGCATCCAGCTCGGCCCCGACATCACGCAGGGCCTCGGCGCAGGCTCCCGGCCCGAAGTCGGCCGCGCTGCCGCTGAAGAGACCGTGGAAGACATCGAGCGCGCGCTGGAAGGCGTCAACATGGTCTTCATCGCAGCCGGCATGGGCGGCGGCACCGGCACCGGTGCTGCGCCGGTCATCGCCAAGACCGCGCGCGACAAGGGTATCCTCACCGTCGGCGTCGTGACCAAGCCGTTCCTGTTCGAAGGCACACGCCGGATGCGCAGTGCCGAAAGTGGCATCGACGAACTGCAGAAGAACGTCGATACGCTGATCGTCATTCCGAACCAGAACCTGTTCCTGGTGGCCAAGGCCGAAACCACGTTCAAGGAAGCGTTCCTGCTGGCCGACGAGGTGCTGCAACAGGGGGTGCGCTCCATCACCGACCTGATGGTGATGCCGGGCCTGATCAATCTCGACTTTGCTGACGTGCGCTCGGTCATGGGCGAAATGGGCAAGGCGATGATGGGCACGGGCGAGGGCGAGGGCGATGCCCGCGCGCTCGAAGCGGCCGAACGCGCCATTGCCAATCCCTTGCTCGACGGCGTGAGCATGGCGGGCGCGAAGGGCGTCATCATTTCCATCATCGGCGGCGAGGACATGAAGCTGCTCGAAGTGGACGAGGCCGCGAACCATATTCGCGAGCTGGTCGATCCGGAGGCAAACATCATCTGGGGCAGTGCCTTCAATCCGGAACTCGACGGCAAGATTCGCGTCAGCGTGGTCGCGACGGGCATAGAGCAGACCGGCGAACAGCCTGCCGATGTTTCGCGCCCGCTCGATCTTTCCGCCGCGCGTGGGCCGTCCCGCCCGGCAATCCCCATTCCGGTGGAAGACGATCTTTCCGCCGATGATGAGGACGATGCGCTTGAACTGTCCGCGATGGACGAGGCCGATGACGTGTCGTCGCCCGCGTCGGAAGCTTCGCCCGCGTCGGAAGCCGAACTCGACATGTCCGAGACTGAGACGACCTCCCGCGATAAGCCGAGTGATACGCTCACATCGCCGACCGAGAATGACAGCTTCGGCGGCTCGGTTGGAGACGGCTTCGCCTCCGATCCGATCGAGAGCGAAGAGGTTCCCGGCGATGGAGGCAATACGCTCGACCTCATGGGTGCCGATGCCGTCGACGATACCGCAGCGAGTAGCGAAGGCGAGAACGGAAGCAATGCCGCTGACCATGGTGACGGCGACGAGTTGCTGCTCGATGCCAGCCGCCTCGCCGATGTGGACGAGCCGGTCCAGCCTGCTGGCGGACGGCGTGCGCGCATGCTTGGCGGTGCCGACGGGAGTGACGACGCGGAAAGTGCTGGCGACAGCGGCAATGCCGGCGCCGGCGCGGGCGGAGCGACAGCAGCTTCGCCAGCACCTGCAGCGCCGACTCCTCCACCATCCGGCGGCGGCAGCACGCTGTTCGAGCGGATGGCCAATCTCTCCCGTCAGGGCAAAGCCGATGACGAAGACGACGATGATGACGAGGATGGCGGTTCCATGCGCATTCCGCGGTTCCTCGGCCGTCAGAACAACCAGTAA